Part of the Benincasa hispida cultivar B227 chromosome 12, ASM972705v1, whole genome shotgun sequence genome is shown below.
AATCATGCTTAAAAATGCCTTAATTAAGcttaaaattaaaagtcaaaCTTGGTCAACCAGTCAACCTAAAAAGTCAACTTCATCTTCAACCTCTCGTCACCCTAAAATCCAGAATTTCGACTAGCTTTATTTTCTTACTTTCAGTGGCTAAATTATTCATTTATAGTCATACTCACTCGACTTATTCTATATAAGACTCTTATCCATCATCTAAAGTATCTTACCTTAAAGCTTGAACGTCCAATTTGCCCTAAAATGCCTGAAATCGACCAAACTTACCGCGGGTACCTATTTTCTGGTGAGAAATCttagaatttaatttctttaattccaacttaaaaaaatcaaattagaaCCCACAAAATTCCCAAGAACCCTATAAGTATCTTACCTTGACATTTGGAGTCTCAAATCACTCTTTTAAGTCCATGAATTTAATCAAAAGTTGTACAACACCATGAATTCCGTGTGACCTCTGGCCAGCAGCGTTTTCCTCTATTTTGTTGCTCGTTCTGCCACAATTTCTTCTCCCAAATTCTTTCCTACTAACTCCCCGGAGGTTTAATTTACTTTTCCTTCAAGGAATTTCTCCAATTGAGCCTTTTTTAACTCATTTCCCTTCTTCCCATTTTATAGGCTGAGAACCTCAACTCTTTCCATTCCATCCTTCAATCTCCAACTGACAACAACTAATTTCAATCAGTCCAACATTTAGCTGATGCATCTCCCACCTTTTGTCCCTCAAATCACAAATTAACAACCCAAAAAACTTAGTTTTATCTTATCCTTCTTCAATTTCCCTCTTTCTCCTTAATTTCGTTCAAATCCCTCAATTTCTCAAGATTTTTTAAAGAGTGGCCAAGTGCTTTGATGGCCTTTACTTGATGCACGATGGCTTTTACTTAGTGCGCTAAACTCCTTCACTTAGGTTGTTGCATATCACACATCCATCGACAACCTTCACGTCTAGGCCACTCTTGCTATATGTGCTCATGAGGCCTCTCCTAACCTCAAAACAATCTAGCCATTCCATAGCTTCATCGTACGCTCACCGTCTTGCGCTCATATTCGTGCAACCCCACGTGCGACCATGCGTTCACTCCTCGTGCGaccatcaattttttttccttttgaactGTTGTCCTACAGGTTTTTGATAAATCCTGAAATTTAGTTAATATTCTCCTATTTATTCTTTGCATAGTCACAAACCAATTAATTTGGCTTAAAAGGACTTAATATTTCCCAAACCCTAATACCAtccaattttagggttttactTTACACTTTCACACTCAAATTATCTTGAAATCAACTTAAGATtccaatttcttcaaattttaggTTTTAAGCATCATAATAATACCAATTGGATTCCTAATTATGCTTAAAAACACCTTAATCAAGcttaaaattaaaagtcaaaCTTGGTCAATTAGTCAACCCAAAAAGTCAACTTCATCTTCAATCTTTAGTCACCCTAAAATCAAGAATTTCGGCCagctttatttttcttattttcagtGGCTAAGTTATTCATTTATGGTCATACCCTGTAACACCTcgaatttttgttatttatgtaatttcagtaattttttaattgaggacatttttggaatttttggacctaagtgtaattgcgggaatttaattattgacgttgaaattatttaatttgaaaattaatggattgacgttgaaattattcaattaaaaattaatggtaggaattaatttcattttgggagAGAAAGGAAGTTAGTAAAATAAAGtagaataaggaaaagaataaaataaaaatttattctaTTTCCTTCtaagttgttgttattattattattattattattttatataaaaaaaattcatcaatttcttcttcctcgTGCGCCTCCCTTCCCGAAACCCCAACCCCTCGCTGCCAAACCGCCCAACTGCCACGTCTTCTGTCGAGCCCAACATTAGTGAGCAGTTGCCCCGATCCGTGAGCAACGCGTGCCGCCAGTCGCCCCAGCCATCGATCTGCACTCCAACCGCGCCGCTCATTATTCATGGGTAACGGTCGACCAGATCCCGCCGCTCTAGCCGCGCTGCTTCAGCCGTCGATTTCACGTTCTCTCCCAGCTGCAGACCCACGCGACCAAAAACCAGGCTCGTTCGCCACTCGTTCAGCCCGCCGCCCGAGCCCAGCCACCGAACTCCGCCGGTCACTGCCTTCCTTCGCGGTCGTTTGTCGGATTTCGACAATTGTTGGTAAGTTCTAGGTAAGATCAGTTGAGTTTTGAAGGTTGTGGTTTGCacattaaattttggatttccTTTTTGGTTGATACCTATTATATTTGGAATTTAGATCCAAGATTGGAGTTGTTTGGAGTGTGCAACGTGCTGTCTAGCAGGTTCGAGTTCGTTTCCAACAAGAAATTTGGTAACATTTGGGTCTTTGAAGTTGATCTTCGAACACCCACTAATGATTGGATTAAGTAATGAcctaattattgtatttcgaagATTTAAGGTTGCTATCCATCAGAATTAGAGGTTGTTTTTCTTTGTGGATTTTAATGGAGATTTTAGAGCCAAAGTCTGGAAGTGACCGTTGATCAAGCAACACTttagataaattatttttgGGGTTGATTGTATGAATTGATGGGTGGAATTGGGCCTTAGTGTGAATTAAATGTTGGGTTTATgttataggtttaatttgagTTTCATTATCGAGTAGTTGCTTGAGGAAAATATTTGGACTTGcgatttgaggtaagtaatcttactactggaactgcccacaggCCAGGGACTAgatatatgctagcatgatagatgaatattatgacaGAACAATAGCATGATAGACAATATAGTATGACCgatatatgttcttgtatgaggaTCTGAAACCTTTATTTTTGCACGTAGATACTTgcatgctagtatgagatgatacttgattcaatgaagttatatttgatatgaggatattgaggcatatatgcatgttgtagagccatgatgttgaggtgtatatgtatgttatagaaccatgttgtgatacttgtgatgttaaGACTGTGATAGTGTCTTTACTGGTTAGTTAAATGTCCACTagatgttgtgtttccttcggcaTTTaccagagattgtgtttccttcggaattcaccagagattgtgtttccttcaagattcaccaggggttgtgtctccttcgggattcaccaggggttgtgtctccttcgggattcaccagaggttatgGGTCCTATGGGatttactagaggtagtgggtatACTTAACAACAATAGGatagaaatcaatttttcatgtatgtatatatCCTATGAGGACTAGAGAAGTTTACATGTTCgactagaggtaggcatctagaggacatagatgcctagcctgaccccagtagcagggttacttactgagtattttatactcatctttTCTCATGTTGTTATTTCAGGTAAAGATAGAGATGCACAGACGATTGACAAGcaaaattcgtgatcgagccactgggaccaattttatgcttccgctcatgagatttagatttcttttaatgtttttttttcaactttcagttttgatgtttgaaacttagtattaagaattgttttcagacttatttattatcatttatgatttatgggtacactattgtttgtttttaatatttgattttaatgaATGACTTTccaatttaccttatttatttagcatttatttcaccataaaagggtgtcgttttaagttccatgcatgcatttatctagtaatggcctaacttgagtcctagggggtcaggTTATTACATACCCACTCAACTTAATCTACACAAGACTCAAAACTTAATGATTTTGAACGCCTAATTTGCCCTAAAATGCCTGAAATCGACCAAACTTCCCGTGGGTACCTATTTTCTGGCGAGAAATCtcataacttaatttttttaattctaacttaaaataatcaaattagaAGCCACAAAATTCCCAGGGAACCCTATAAGTATCTTACCTTGAAATTTGGAGTCTCAAATAACTCTTTAAGTCCACAAATTTACTCAAAAGTTGTACAACACCATGAATTCCGTGTGACCTCTGGCCAGTAGTGTTTTCCTCTGTTTTCTTGCTCGTTCTGCCACAATTTCTTCTcccaaattctttcttattaaCTCCCCAAAGGTTTAACTTA
Proteins encoded:
- the LOC120068017 gene encoding uncharacterized protein LOC120068017 isoform X2 produces the protein MGNGRPDPAALAALLQPSISRSLPAADPRDQKPGSFATRSARRPSPATELRRSLPSFAVVCRISTIVDPRLELFGVCNVLSSR
- the LOC120068017 gene encoding uncharacterized protein LOC120068017 isoform X1 yields the protein MGNGRPDPAALAALLQPSISRSLPAADPRDQKPGSFATRSARRPSPATELRRSLPSFAVVCRISTIVDPRLELFGVCNVLSSRFEFVSNKKFGKDRDAQTIDKQNS